One Podospora pseudopauciseta strain CBS 411.78 chromosome 5 map unlocalized CBS411.78m_5, whole genome shotgun sequence DNA window includes the following coding sequences:
- the FEN1 gene encoding Elongation of fatty acids protein 2 (EggNog:ENOG503NUX0; COG:L; BUSCO:EOG092634B1) codes for MGIKNLFQIIKDEAPDAVKEGEIKNQFGRKVAIDASMSIYSFLIAVRSDGQQLMNEDGQTTSHLMGMFYRTLRMVDNGIKPLYVFDGAPPKLKSGELAKRFQRKQEAHEGLEEAKETGTTEEVEKFSRRTVRVTREHNAECQKLLKLMGIPYIVAPTEAEAQCAVLARAGKVYAAASEDMDTLCFDSPILLRHLTFSEQRKEPIQEIHVAKVLEGLGMERKQACYFVDLCILLGCDYLDPIPKVGPSTALKLIREHKTLEGVVKFMKEDPKSKYVIPEDWPFEDARDLFFNPDVRQADDPLCDFKWEKPDIEGLVQFLVKEKGFSEDRVRGAAARLEKNMKSSQQSRIEGFFKVQPKTEEQKKAHKRKLEEQNEAKKKKLKDEKKEKAKLKAKPRGTA; via the exons ATGGGAATCAAAAACTTATTCCAGATCATCAAAGACGAGGCGCCTGATGCGgtcaaggagggggagatcaAGAACCAGTTTGGGAGGAAGGTTGCGATT gACGCCTCCATGTCAATCTACTCGTTCCTCATCGCCGTCCGCTCCGACGGCCAGCAGCTCATGAACGAAGACGGGCAGACGACGTCTCATCTGATGGGCATGTTCTACCGCACCCTTCGAATGGTGGACAATGGGATTAAGCCGCTTTATGTTTTTGACGGCGCGCCGCCCAAGCTCAAGTCTGGCGAACTCGCCAAGCGGTTCCAGCGCAAGCAGGAGGCGCacgaggggttggaggaggccaaggagacggggacgacggaggaggtggagaagtTTAGTCGGAGGACGGTGAGGGTGACGAGGGAGCACAATGCTGAGTGTCAGAAGCTGTTGAAGCTGATGGGGATACCGTATATTGTTGCGCCGACCGAGGCGGAGGCGCAGTGCGCGGTGCTGGCCAGGGCGGGGAAGGTGTATGCGGCGGCGAGTGAGGATATGGACACGCTCTGTTTTGACAGTCCGATTTTGCTGAGGCATTTGACGTTTTCGGAGCAGAGGAAGGAGCCGATTCAGGAGATTCATGTGGcgaaggtgttggaggggttggggatggagaggaagcaGGCATGTTAC TTTGTCGACCTttgcatcctcctcggctgcGACTACCTCGATCCCATCCCCAAGGTTGGACCCTCGACCGCCCTCAAGCTCATTCGCGAGCACAAGACTCTGGAGGGAGTGGTCAAGTTTATGAAGGAGGATCCCAAGAGCAAATATGTCATTCCTGAGGACTGGCCTTTTGAGGATGCCAGAGACCTCTTTTTCAACCCTGACGTTCGTCAGGCGGATGACCCGCTTTGCGACTTCAAGTGGGAGAAGCCTGACATCGAGGGGCTGGTTCAGTTTctggtcaaggagaagggttTTTCTGAGGACAGAGTGAGGGGCGCGGCGGCGAGACTGGAGAAGAACATGAAGAGCAGCCAGCAGAGCAGAATCGAGGGCTTCTTCAAGGTGCAGCCCAAGAcggaggagcagaagaaggcgcACAAGcggaagctggaggagcagaacgaggcgaagaagaagaagctgaaggacgagaagaaggagaaggccaagttGAAGGCTAAGCCGAGGGGGACTGCTTGA